The segment AACTGAATCGTTGAATAAGAACGTATCTTGGCTGACGATGCCCATCGATTGCCGAAGCGTGCAAAGTTCAAAGTCTTTGAGATCGCGATCGTCGAGTAAAATTCTGCCTGCGGTCGGGTCATAAAACCTTGGCAGTAGATCTGCTAGCGTTGACTTACCTGCACCGGATGATCCGACTAATGCGAGGGTCGTGCCTTTTGGGAGCCAGAGATTGACCTGATTTAAAACTTGTCGATCGTGTCCTGGGTAGGTAAACGATAAATTCTCGAAGCGAATCCCTTCTGTCATTGCGGTGTAAGGAATATGACCTTTCGACATGAAGGGCTTGTTATCACGTCGGAGAAATTCATTCACGACCGAGACGCTCGGGGCTAGATTCGCAAAAGCGCCTCGCGCGTTGTTTAACTGCCCGACAAATGGCAACATTCGGAACAAAATTAAGAGATAGGTCAGCAGGATTGCAGAAAGTGCTTCAATCTGACCGCGAAAGAAGAGACGACCTAATAACAAAATCGCAACAATCACCAAGATTCCAATCATTTCATTGACGGGTGGAATCAGGGAAGCGTTCGCTTGAGATCGAAAATCAGCATCTTCGCGGGCGTGGATGAGTTGTTCTAGCTTTTGATACTCTCGGCTTTCGCTGGCGGTTGATTTGACGAGGCGAATTCCAGACAGCATTTCGAGGACTGCAACTGAATAGTCGCGTGATTGGTCAGATAACTGCTGTCCAAACTTCTCAGCACGTTTGACGAAGAAGCTGTTAGACAGTGACGCGATCGCGAGCAAAACGGTCGAAATGATCGTCAGTTGCCAAGAGATCGACAGCAGAATGATCAGAAAAACAAAGATAGTAATTACAGTGGACAGCATTTGTACTGCTGTCCGAATTGCGGTTGCGGTTGCGCCCACTTCGCCGCCTAAGCGATTAATCAAGTCGCCGACTTTCGTTTTGACATAGAATTCTAGATCAACATCTAACAGCAGTCTTAATCCTTCTTTGCGAATGTCGCTTACCAATGCCCTTGATAAATGCCCAGAAGTCAAAGTACTGGCATAACTTGTCACATTTTTGAGCAAGATTGCGACCAGGACACATGCCATCATAGTGAGAAATCTTGCATCTCCGACCAAATGCTCAAAGCTTGCAAAGGCTTGCTGTAACAGGGGAGGTGCGCCTTTGAGATTAATCTCTTGACCCAACAATCCCAAGACCACTGGGATCATCAGCATGGTGCTCACACCATTGAATAAGGCTCCCGAAAATCCCAAGACGATTGTTCCAATTAATGGAAGGGGATGACGCAGGGCAAACTTAAGCAGCAATTGGTTGGGCAACATGGATCGGATTGGGCAAACAACAAATTGAAAGCGTCGATCATCAAGCACGGATGAAGAACTGCTTTTAGTTATCCCGCCAGATCAAGACAGACAACAGCTAAACGAGGGCTTCTTGAGAAACGAGGCTTTGATACATCGTTTGCATTTCGTCGGCAACCTCTTCAAAGGTGCGAACAGGTGCGATTCCCTGGCAAAGTTTTGCAACGATTTCGGGGTGAGTTGCTAGCTCAGAGATCGCATCTCTCCAAGCATTGACATCATTTGCTTTCACAAGCCAGCCATCAACGCCATGTTTGATGAGTTCAGCGATTCCACCCAGATCCGATCCAATGACGGGTGTGCCGACGGCATGAGCTTCTCGAACGACTAAAGGTCCGGTTTCAAACCATTGCGATGGCACTGCCAGTAAATCGAAGTTTGCGATCGCAGGGATGACTTCTTCCCGCTGTAAGAGGGGTTTAATCTGAATGCGATCGTCTTGTTCGGCAATTTCTTTGACGCGATCTAAGATTTTGCTACCCGAGTGAAACTTGCCGTGAAGTGAGCCATGTAACGTCAGGGTCACTGGAATGTCTCGCGGTAGCTTTTGCATAGCTTCTACTAAAATGTGAATGCCTTTTGTTTCATGCCAGCGTCCCAGGAATCCAAGCTTTAAGGGCTGACTCAGAGATTTAGGGGCAAAGTGTTGGTGCGGAATCGGCGAACCTTGAGGACAAAGCACAATCTTCTCAGCCGGAATGCCATTTCTCAGAAGCACATCGTACATCCAGTGACAAACTGCAACGATGCGATCGCACAGGTCTGCCATTTCCAAAACTCTGCGGCGATTTTGAGCGACTAAAGTTGGGGTTGCAAACGTTGTCCCAAGTTGACGAACGCGTGGAGAGGGAAATTGATGCAGAGATTTTTTCATCTGCTGAGCGAGATGCGGGGGCAGATGTCCGAGGGTTTTCGCGATCGTCGCAGGAACTTTGTCAGACATGCCTAAGCAGACTCCGCATTGAGCTTCATCAATTCTGCCGTCGCAAGGTTCGGTTCCGTTTCGCATCATGGTCTGACGTAAGCAAATTGGCTCTGGAATGTGGAGCGTCATCACTGTTTTCATGCCGAGTTGCTTGGCTAAACGCAGATGATGCGAGCCACAGTCGAAACGGTAGGAATGTTGATGAAAAATCGGGGCGGATTGCTGTTTGAGCCAGGTTGCAAAGGCTTCAAAGTGGTCGTGGGGGACAAGTTCTTGCCATTGGTCGAGGGGCGGATTGGTGGGAACAGGATAGCGATGGACTTCAGTTGTATTGTGATGGTAGAAGTGTGATTCATTGCCTTCGCGGGGAGCAGCCACGATCGAGTCAACACCTCGGCTGTGTAAGCAATCGGTGAGCTTAGCAACATAGACTTCGGTTCCGCCATAAGCATCGGGAGGGAAACCACTAACTGCGTGAATAATGTTCATTGTTTGGATTGTGGACGGCGAGTAATCCCCGATGTTGGGGTAAAACGAAGTGATTAAACAATCTGTGACAGTAAATTTTCTACAATCGGAGCCATTGCTTCGACACTGTAATGGGCTAAACACCGCTCTCTGGCTTGATTGCCTCGAACCTGTGCCGCGTCCCAATCTTGGAAAATCTCATTTAACCGCTCAGCAATTTGATCCGGCGATTGGGGATCAACAAGAAAGCCAGTTCCCGCTAAAATTTCTGGGATATCTCCTACCCGAGTTGCCAAAATGGGTTTTGCCATTGACATTCCCTCAGTTAGCTTGATCGGAAATTGAGCTTGCGCGGTCACTGTGTCACGCTGCGGAA is part of the Leptolyngbya boryana PCC 6306 genome and harbors:
- a CDS encoding ABC transporter ATP-binding protein; its protein translation is MLPNQLLLKFALRHPLPLIGTIVLGFSGALFNGVSTMLMIPVVLGLLGQEINLKGAPPLLQQAFASFEHLVGDARFLTMMACVLVAILLKNVTSYASTLTSGHLSRALVSDIRKEGLRLLLDVDLEFYVKTKVGDLINRLGGEVGATATAIRTAVQMLSTVITIFVFLIILLSISWQLTIISTVLLAIASLSNSFFVKRAEKFGQQLSDQSRDYSVAVLEMLSGIRLVKSTASESREYQKLEQLIHAREDADFRSQANASLIPPVNEMIGILVIVAILLLGRLFFRGQIEALSAILLTYLLILFRMLPFVGQLNNARGAFANLAPSVSVVNEFLRRDNKPFMSKGHIPYTAMTEGIRFENLSFTYPGHDRQVLNQVNLWLPKGTTLALVGSSGAGKSTLADLLPRFYDPTAGRILLDDRDLKDFELCTLRQSMGIVSQDTFLFNDSVRNNLAYARRDASDEQIIAAAKRANAYEFIVKLPQGFDTLIGDRGVMLSGGQRQRLAIARALLRDPEILILDEATSALDTVSERLVQGAIDELRRDRTTLVIAHRLSTIQTADQIAVLDKGHVVEIGTHADLLKQGGLYAQLHSMQFSEEPQTV
- a CDS encoding glycosyltransferase produces the protein MNIIHAVSGFPPDAYGGTEVYVAKLTDCLHSRGVDSIVAAPREGNESHFYHHNTTEVHRYPVPTNPPLDQWQELVPHDHFEAFATWLKQQSAPIFHQHSYRFDCGSHHLRLAKQLGMKTVMTLHIPEPICLRQTMMRNGTEPCDGRIDEAQCGVCLGMSDKVPATIAKTLGHLPPHLAQQMKKSLHQFPSPRVRQLGTTFATPTLVAQNRRRVLEMADLCDRIVAVCHWMYDVLLRNGIPAEKIVLCPQGSPIPHQHFAPKSLSQPLKLGFLGRWHETKGIHILVEAMQKLPRDIPVTLTLHGSLHGKFHSGSKILDRVKEIAEQDDRIQIKPLLQREEVIPAIANFDLLAVPSQWFETGPLVVREAHAVGTPVIGSDLGGIAELIKHGVDGWLVKANDVNAWRDAISELATHPEIVAKLCQGIAPVRTFEEVADEMQTMYQSLVSQEALV